The Sinomonas sp. P10A9 genome contains the following window.
CGTCGTGCGGAAGCGCGCCCAGCCACAGCCGCGAACCCGCCTCGATCGCCCCGGCGAGTTCCTCCCACTGAGGCACGGTCAGGTCCGCGAGGGGCAGCGAGACACCATCCGCGCCGGCGGCGAGGACACCGCCGATCGGCGCCTCCCAGCCCGGCAGATTCACGACGACGGCCTCTGCGTCCGCGCCGTGGAGCGCCGCGACGACGCCTTCCCACGCAGCACGGGCCTCCTCGGCTGGTACCGACCGGAGCGTGCGGTAGCCGCTCGCCGTGGGCACGAGTCCCGCGAGCACGCGTGCGGCGTCCGGCTCGTCGAGCTGGACCGTGAGGCGCGTCCCCGGGACCGCTCGGGCCACGCGGTCGAGGAACGGCACGACGCCGGCCGCGAGGGACTGCGCAAGGTCTCGCCGCGCGCCGTGGTCGGCGAGGATCCGCTCGCCCGAGGGCAGATAGGTGCCCGCCATGAGGCTCAGCGGCCCGAGGATGCGCACGTGGAGTTCCTCCGCACTGCGTTCCTCGGCGCCCACGAGATCGGCCAGGACATTGAGGTCGGTCGAGAGCGCCGACTCCGCGCGCCGGGCGTCCCTGCCAGGGTGCGGAACGAGGCGCCAGCCGTGCGGCTGGACGTCCGCGTGCAGGTCCGTCAGGAGCGATGCCGTGCGGCCGACCGGGTCGGACCCCACGCCGCGGGCGGGAAGCTCGGCGAGGAACGGAAGATGCGGGGTGCCGAGTTCGCCGCGGATTGCCCTGGCCGCCTCGATCGGATCGGTGCCCGGCCAGTCCCCGAGCGCGGTCGCGGTGACCTGGCCCGTCACGCGCGCGGATCCGGCTGGCGCTCGCTCGGCTCCAGGGGCTGGCCCTCGTTCACGCCCTGGCCGTGGTCCTCGGCGATCGCCTGATGGTGGCGGATAACCTCGCTGATGATGAAGTTGAGGAACTTCTCCGCGAAGGCCGGGTCCAGCTGGGCCTCTTCGGCCAGACGGCGCAGGCGGGCGATCTGGGCGGCCTCGCGATCCGGATCTGCAGGCGGGAGCTGGTGCTTCGCCTTCAGGAAGCCCACGCGCTGGGTCACCTTGAAACGTTCCGCCAAGAGGTACACGAGCGTCGCATCGAAGTTGTCGATGCTCGAGCGGATCGAGAGCAGCTCCGCCATCACGGCAGGGTCCACGTGGCCCGTGAGCGAGCTCGCGGTCGGATCGTAGGACGCGGAGGAAGGATGCTCGGTCGTCTCGGCTTCGGTGTCGTGGCGCTGCTCGGTCATGGTGATCAGTCTATGGGCCGGGGATCACGGAGCCCGACCGGGGCCCGACGCGTGACCTCACAGCGCAGGAACGTGACCCCGCAACGCCTTGGGCGATGCGGGGTCATGTCCCAGCGATGCGGGGTCAGAGACCGAGGAGGGCCCGGTGTGCCTTCCTCCGCTCCGCCTGCTCGACCGGGTCCGGGACGGGCAGCGAGGCGATGAGCCGCTTCGTGTAGTCGTCCTGGGGAGACCCCATGACCCGGGTGCCGATCCCCTGTTCGACGAGCCGGCCCTTGTACAGGACGCCCACCCAGTGGCTGAGCTGGTCCACGACCGCGAGGTCGTGGCTGATGAACAGCGCGGCGAACCCGAACTCGGCCTGGATCTCGCGGAACAGCTCGAGGACCTTCGCCTGGACCGAGACGTCGAGGGCCGAGGTGGGCTCGTCGGCGATCAGCAGCTTCGGCCTGAGGGCGAGGGCCCGCGCGAGCGAGGCGCGCTGGCGCTGGCCGCCCGAGAGCTCGTGCGGGTACCGCGCGGCGTAGGAGGAGGGAAGCTGGACGGACTCGAGCAGCTCGCCCAC
Protein-coding sequences here:
- a CDS encoding chorismate mutase, which gives rise to MTEQRHDTEAETTEHPSSASYDPTASSLTGHVDPAVMAELLSIRSSIDNFDATLVYLLAERFKVTQRVGFLKAKHQLPPADPDREAAQIARLRRLAEEAQLDPAFAEKFLNFIISEVIRHHQAIAEDHGQGVNEGQPLEPSERQPDPRA